The proteins below are encoded in one region of Polynucleobacter sp. AP-Elch-400A-B2:
- the mnmH gene encoding tRNA 2-selenouridine(34) synthase MnmH, translating into MQPINPHILSIEKLASSLAELDAIIDVRTPAEFALDHIPGAINLPVLSNDERIEIGTLYKQASPFVAKKLGAAYVSRNIADHLENSLIDFPREWRPLIYCWRGGERSGAFTHILNRIGWKALQLQSGYQGFRRVVINDLDQAAKDFSFQVIAGMTGSGKTRILQEIGLLNQQILDLEGLAIHRGSVLGNEPNIEQPSQKGFETNLWNALNSLDPSKTVFVESESKKVGGLHIPDLLMERIREGQCIELRSNTHTRVSWLLREYQHFLSYPDNFKEKLSLLTSRYGKEQINKWHEAIDVGDFESLVEELLVMHYDPSYQSSIIRNFPSYREDHFVQLENDSDEAFAKTAKDLITKLGL; encoded by the coding sequence TTGCAACCCATTAACCCGCATATTCTGAGCATTGAAAAGCTGGCATCCTCTTTAGCTGAACTTGATGCCATTATTGATGTGAGAACACCTGCGGAGTTTGCTTTAGATCATATACCCGGTGCAATCAATCTTCCGGTCCTAAGTAATGATGAGCGTATTGAGATTGGGACTCTGTACAAGCAAGCCTCCCCATTTGTTGCCAAGAAATTGGGTGCTGCTTATGTTTCGCGTAATATTGCCGATCATTTAGAAAACTCCCTGATTGATTTTCCGAGAGAGTGGCGCCCCTTAATTTATTGTTGGCGTGGTGGTGAGCGTAGTGGTGCCTTTACTCATATCCTCAATCGCATTGGCTGGAAAGCCCTGCAATTGCAAAGTGGTTACCAAGGCTTTCGGCGTGTCGTGATTAATGATCTCGACCAAGCTGCTAAAGATTTTTCTTTTCAGGTGATTGCTGGCATGACCGGAAGTGGTAAGACACGCATTCTTCAGGAAATTGGTTTACTTAATCAGCAGATACTAGATCTAGAAGGCTTGGCTATTCACCGTGGATCGGTACTGGGTAACGAACCCAATATAGAGCAGCCTTCACAAAAAGGCTTTGAGACGAATCTATGGAATGCATTGAATTCATTAGATCCGTCCAAGACAGTGTTTGTCGAATCTGAAAGCAAAAAGGTTGGCGGATTGCACATTCCCGATCTCTTGATGGAGCGCATTCGTGAGGGGCAATGCATAGAGCTTCGCTCTAACACCCATACGCGAGTATCCTGGTTGCTAAGGGAGTATCAGCATTTCTTATCTTATCCCGACAACTTTAAAGAAAAGCTAAGCTTGCTGACATCACGTTATGGCAAGGAGCAAATCAATAAATGGCATGAGGCCATTGATGTAGGTGATTTTGAGAGTTTGGTCGAGGAGTTATTGGTGATGCATTACGACCCATCCTATCAATCCTCAATTATTCGTAATTTTCCGAGCTATCGCGAAGATCACTTTGTACAACTTGAGAATGACAGTGATGAAGCATTTGCAAAAACAGCAAAAGATCTGATCACCAAGCTTGGACTTTAA
- a CDS encoding MBL fold metallo-hydrolase: MQLLYLELRERELRALAFGVLWLLISISTVYASDDLILKPIQVAPHTYFVKGLAEMGSSKNQNFISNAGFVVTPKGVVVVDALGSPALAKKLIVEIKKLTSKKIVAVIVTHYHADHVYGLQEFKQVGAKIYAQGEGRNYISSETAKQRLIASRTDFAPWVNASTHLISADVWIDQSFTLTVGGIEFKISRVGPAHAPEDLIIYVPSEKVLFAGDLVFRGRIPFVGNADSKGWLQALNEIESLNPSIVIPGHGAPSINPIQDIGFTREYLQYLRQSMAKSAIDMDPFEEAYQRADWSEYEGMPLFRAANRMNAYNVYLSIQAE, translated from the coding sequence ATGCAACTGTTGTATCTTGAGTTGCGCGAACGTGAACTGCGTGCACTTGCCTTTGGTGTACTCTGGCTGCTGATATCTATATCCACCGTTTATGCTTCTGATGACTTAATCTTAAAGCCCATTCAGGTTGCGCCACATACCTATTTCGTAAAAGGTTTGGCGGAGATGGGTAGCAGTAAAAATCAAAACTTTATTTCAAATGCGGGGTTTGTGGTTACGCCAAAGGGTGTTGTTGTCGTTGATGCCCTGGGTTCACCAGCACTTGCTAAGAAACTCATTGTGGAAATTAAAAAGCTCACATCCAAAAAAATAGTTGCCGTCATCGTCACGCACTACCATGCGGACCACGTCTACGGACTCCAAGAGTTTAAGCAGGTTGGGGCGAAGATTTATGCACAAGGTGAGGGTAGAAACTACATCTCCTCCGAAACTGCTAAACAGCGTCTGATCGCATCACGCACTGATTTTGCCCCTTGGGTAAACGCATCCACTCATTTAATATCAGCAGACGTCTGGATAGATCAGAGTTTCACGCTCACTGTCGGCGGCATCGAATTTAAGATTAGTAGAGTGGGGCCCGCTCATGCGCCCGAGGACTTAATTATTTATGTACCATCTGAAAAAGTCCTTTTTGCAGGAGACTTGGTCTTTCGGGGTCGGATTCCCTTTGTTGGCAATGCTGATAGCAAGGGCTGGTTGCAAGCTTTGAATGAAATTGAATCACTAAACCCCAGTATTGTGATTCCTGGCCATGGAGCTCCTTCCATTAATCCAATTCAAGATATTGGCTTCACCAGAGAATATTTGCAGTATTTACGTCAATCGATGGCAAAGTCAGCTATCGATATGGATCCTTTTGAGGAGGCCTATCAACGGGCTGATTGGTCAGAATACGAAGGAATGCCCTTGTTTAGGGCGGCAAACCGCATGAATGCCTATAACGTTTACCTCTCAATTCAGGCGGAATAA
- a CDS encoding DsrE family protein produces the protein MKKLLQCLAVTSTLFASGAYAAGPTEVVYHIDDAESQGIKGLRNIRNHLDVSPKTKIIVVTHANGVDIMMEGAKDKRNGIEYAPLVGALKSRGVRFEVCEITLTNRNLKKDQFTLDTDFTPSGVVRVADLQFQNHFAYIKP, from the coding sequence ATGAAAAAATTACTTCAATGCCTGGCTGTTACTTCTACCCTGTTTGCCAGCGGAGCCTATGCAGCGGGACCCACAGAAGTGGTTTATCACATTGATGATGCCGAATCTCAGGGCATTAAAGGGCTGCGTAATATACGGAATCATTTGGATGTATCCCCAAAGACCAAGATCATTGTTGTTACTCATGCCAATGGTGTCGATATCATGATGGAAGGTGCAAAAGATAAGAGGAATGGTATTGAATATGCACCCCTAGTAGGTGCATTGAAGTCACGTGGTGTTCGTTTTGAAGTCTGCGAGATTACCTTAACGAATCGCAATCTGAAGAAAGATCAATTTACTCTAGATACGGACTTCACCCCATCAGGAGTAGTTCGAGTTGCCGATCTTCAGTTTCAAAATCATTTCGCTTATATCAAGCCTTAA
- the soxY gene encoding thiosulfate oxidation carrier protein SoxY translates to MNQQRRSVLKYSAVFGLMASAGLISTAQAQEWNKAAFEGKGIDDVFKIMGASSPEKSSAVTLNAPDIAENGAVVPVGIITSLKADQMAILVEKNPSALAAQFFIPAGTDAFVTTRIKMGQTSNVYGLVKADGKWLMTVKEVKVTLGGCGG, encoded by the coding sequence ATGAATCAGCAGCGTCGCAGTGTATTGAAGTACTCAGCAGTATTTGGCTTGATGGCTTCTGCAGGCCTTATTAGTACTGCTCAGGCACAAGAGTGGAATAAAGCCGCTTTTGAAGGCAAGGGTATCGATGATGTATTTAAGATCATGGGTGCTAGTAGCCCAGAAAAATCATCCGCAGTGACTTTAAATGCCCCTGATATTGCTGAAAACGGTGCAGTCGTTCCTGTCGGAATTATCACTTCGCTCAAAGCAGATCAAATGGCAATCTTAGTTGAAAAGAATCCAAGTGCACTTGCAGCTCAATTCTTCATCCCGGCTGGTACAGACGCTTTTGTCACTACCCGTATCAAGATGGGTCAAACATCTAATGTATATGGCTTAGTCAAGGCTGATGGTAAGTGGCTAATGACTGTTAAAGAGGTCAAAGTAACGCTTGGTGGTTGCGGCGGTTAA
- the soxA gene encoding sulfur oxidation c-type cytochrome SoxA translates to MQRKLTLGLATGLVAALLTMTSSVSAQKSATDDIAKYREMIADGNPSELYEAAGEELWKKPAGPKNVTLEKCNLGLGPGVVKGAAAQLPRYFKDTNKVQDLESRLMTCMQVLQGRDPQEMIDAPFQKGPKKDMEAIVAYVVTLSKGDKIKVSTAHPKEREMYDLGKRAFFFQGGPMDFSCASCHAENDKRIRLQDLPNITEQKGAALGWGYWPAYRVSSGQFWTMQQRLNDCFRQQRFPFPIYGSDVTLALSMYMAKNANGGIVETPGLKR, encoded by the coding sequence ATGCAGCGTAAATTGACCTTAGGGCTAGCTACTGGTTTAGTGGCAGCTTTATTAACAATGACATCTTCAGTGTCAGCACAAAAGAGTGCTACAGACGATATTGCTAAATATCGCGAGATGATTGCTGACGGAAATCCTTCAGAGCTCTACGAGGCGGCAGGTGAAGAGCTGTGGAAAAAACCGGCCGGTCCAAAGAATGTAACTCTTGAGAAATGTAATCTAGGTTTAGGGCCTGGGGTAGTGAAGGGTGCAGCTGCACAACTGCCACGCTACTTCAAAGACACAAATAAGGTTCAAGATTTAGAGTCACGCTTGATGACGTGTATGCAAGTGCTGCAGGGCCGAGATCCACAGGAAATGATTGATGCTCCATTCCAAAAGGGTCCTAAAAAGGATATGGAAGCTATTGTTGCCTATGTTGTTACTTTATCTAAGGGTGACAAGATAAAGGTAAGTACAGCGCATCCTAAAGAGAGAGAGATGTATGACCTTGGTAAGCGCGCTTTCTTCTTCCAGGGTGGTCCGATGGACTTCTCCTGCGCTTCTTGCCATGCTGAAAACGATAAGCGTATTCGTTTGCAAGATTTACCGAATATTACAGAGCAAAAGGGTGCTGCTTTGGGTTGGGGTTATTGGCCCGCCTATCGAGTATCGAGTGGTCAATTTTGGACGATGCAACAACGTTTAAATGATTGTTTCCGTCAGCAACGCTTTCCTTTTCCAATTTATGGCTCAGATGTCACCTTAGCCTTGTCCATGTATATGGCTAAAAATGCGAATGGTGGAATTGTTGAAACACCTGGCTTAAAGCGTTAA
- a CDS encoding acyl-CoA dehydrogenase has translation MSKASFNWADPLLLDTQLTEDERMIRDAAAEYAQGRLMPRVHDAFRNETTDSAIFREMGELGLLGITIPEQYGGANLNYVSYGLIAREIERVDSGYRSMMSVQSSLVMVPINEFGTEAQKQKYLPKLATGEWIGCFGLTEPNYGSDAGGMITRAKKVPGGFSLTGSKMWISNSPIADVFVVWAKNDEGLIRGFILEKGMKGLSAPKISGKMGLRASITGEIVMDEVFVPAENEFPEVTGLKGPFTCLNSARYGIAWGTLGAAEWCWYAARQYTMDRKQFDRPLAANQLVQKKLADMQTEITLALQGCLRLGRMKDEGIAAPEITSIMKRNSCGKSLDIARLARDMHGGNGISDEYGVIRHMLNLEVVNTYEGTHDIHALILGRAQTGIQAFS, from the coding sequence ATGAGCAAAGCTAGTTTTAATTGGGCCGACCCCCTACTCCTTGATACACAACTGACAGAAGACGAGCGCATGATTCGTGATGCGGCAGCCGAATATGCACAGGGTCGATTGATGCCACGTGTACATGATGCTTTTCGTAATGAGACTACTGACTCTGCAATCTTCCGTGAAATGGGCGAGCTGGGCCTTTTAGGAATCACTATTCCTGAGCAGTACGGTGGTGCAAATCTAAATTACGTTTCTTATGGACTGATCGCTCGCGAAATTGAGCGCGTTGATTCTGGTTACCGCTCCATGATGAGTGTGCAATCTTCTTTAGTGATGGTGCCCATTAATGAATTTGGTACTGAAGCACAAAAGCAAAAATACTTACCAAAATTAGCCACCGGCGAATGGATTGGTTGCTTTGGCTTAACTGAGCCCAACTATGGTTCTGATGCCGGTGGCATGATCACTAGAGCCAAAAAGGTTCCGGGCGGCTTTTCATTAACTGGATCCAAGATGTGGATCTCTAATTCTCCAATCGCAGATGTATTTGTTGTCTGGGCTAAAAATGATGAGGGCTTGATTAGAGGCTTCATTCTAGAAAAAGGTATGAAGGGCTTATCCGCACCCAAGATCAGTGGCAAAATGGGTCTACGCGCCTCCATCACCGGTGAAATCGTCATGGATGAAGTCTTCGTTCCAGCCGAAAATGAGTTCCCAGAAGTTACTGGTCTCAAGGGCCCATTTACTTGCTTAAACTCAGCACGCTATGGCATTGCCTGGGGTACGCTTGGGGCTGCTGAGTGGTGTTGGTATGCAGCGCGCCAATACACCATGGATCGCAAGCAATTTGATCGCCCTCTCGCAGCAAATCAGCTGGTACAAAAGAAACTTGCAGATATGCAAACTGAAATTACCTTAGCGCTACAAGGCTGCCTACGTTTAGGTCGTATGAAAGATGAAGGGATTGCAGCGCCAGAAATCACCTCCATCATGAAGCGCAACTCTTGTGGAAAATCATTGGATATTGCCCGCCTAGCGAGAGATATGCACGGCGGTAACGGCATCTCTGATGAGTATGGCGTCATTCGTCATATGCTCAATCTGGAAGTCGTCAATACTTATGAAGGTACACATGATATTCACGCCCTCATCTTGGGTCGTGCACAAACTGGAATTCAGGCTTTTAGTTAA
- the soxZ gene encoding thiosulfate oxidation carrier complex protein SoxZ has protein sequence MADPMRVRAAENGGTVDVKILMKHDMESGQRKDAAGKTIPAWFISTINVKANGKDVFNGQFGPAVSKDPFLNFKYKGAKGDKIVVTWNDNKGDKRTDEATAS, from the coding sequence ATGGCTGATCCAATGCGCGTAAGAGCTGCTGAAAATGGTGGCACTGTAGACGTAAAAATTTTGATGAAACACGATATGGAATCTGGTCAGCGTAAAGACGCTGCCGGTAAAACTATTCCAGCATGGTTTATCAGCACAATTAATGTAAAAGCAAATGGCAAGGATGTATTTAATGGCCAATTTGGTCCAGCGGTTTCTAAGGATCCATTTTTGAACTTTAAGTACAAGGGCGCTAAGGGCGACAAAATTGTTGTGACCTGGAATGATAATAAGGGCGACAAACGCACTGACGAAGCAACTGCTTCTTAA
- the soxB gene encoding thiosulfohydrolase SoxB, with protein MSLNRREFLQALAIASAGGMSLQSNFASAQSTAKKFYDLPKFGNVHFLHFTDCHAQLLPIYFREPNVNLGIGAQEGKTPHLVGEYFLKTNGIQPGTRDAHAFTYLDYVAAAQNYGKMGGFAHMATLIKQIKASRPGAMLLDGGDTWQGSATALWTNGQDMVDAALLLGVDVMTAHWEMTLGEKRVMEIVNGDFKGKVSFLAQNIKTADFGDSVFNPYLMKVQNGIQVAIIGQAFPYTPIANPRYFTPDWTFGIQEENLQKTINEVKAKGAKVVVLLSHNGMDVDLKMASRISGLDAIMGGHTHDGVPTPVKVKNSGGVTLVTNAGSNSKFLGVLDFDVRGGKPVDFRYKLFPIFSNMIPADPAMNKLIAKIRAPYETKLNEKLATTDGLLYRRGNFNGSFDQLILDGLMAQKNAEIAFSPGFRWGTSLLPGQAITRENLLDQTAITYPYTTVTNMTGETIKTILEDVADNLFNPDPYYQQGGDMVRVGGMQYTIDPAASAGKRISDMRLNGKDIDPSKTYKVAGWAPVSEDAKNIGGEPIWDVMERHLRDVKVVKAVKLNEPIIKGVKNNPGMISL; from the coding sequence ATGTCATTAAATCGACGCGAATTTTTGCAAGCGTTGGCTATCGCCTCTGCTGGTGGTATGAGTTTGCAATCTAATTTCGCTAGTGCGCAGTCAACTGCTAAAAAATTCTATGATTTACCAAAGTTTGGTAACGTACATTTTCTCCACTTCACGGACTGCCATGCGCAACTACTACCAATTTATTTCCGTGAGCCTAATGTCAATCTTGGTATCGGCGCGCAAGAAGGTAAAACGCCGCACCTAGTTGGAGAGTATTTTCTAAAGACTAACGGTATTCAGCCGGGGACGCGTGATGCGCATGCCTTTACCTATCTGGATTACGTCGCAGCTGCGCAAAACTACGGCAAGATGGGTGGTTTCGCTCATATGGCAACTTTGATTAAACAAATTAAAGCTAGTCGTCCGGGTGCGATGTTATTGGATGGTGGTGATACCTGGCAGGGATCTGCTACAGCACTTTGGACTAACGGTCAGGATATGGTTGACGCAGCTTTGCTCTTGGGAGTCGATGTGATGACTGCGCACTGGGAAATGACCCTAGGTGAGAAGCGCGTCATGGAAATCGTGAACGGGGACTTCAAGGGCAAGGTTTCTTTTCTAGCTCAAAATATTAAGACTGCAGACTTTGGTGACTCAGTCTTCAATCCGTATTTAATGAAGGTACAAAACGGTATTCAAGTAGCCATTATTGGTCAGGCCTTCCCATATACGCCGATTGCTAACCCGCGTTATTTCACGCCAGACTGGACATTTGGTATTCAGGAAGAAAATCTTCAGAAGACCATTAATGAAGTAAAGGCCAAAGGCGCAAAAGTAGTTGTGTTGCTGTCACATAACGGCATGGATGTTGATTTAAAGATGGCATCACGTATCAGTGGCTTAGATGCGATTATGGGAGGCCATACGCATGATGGTGTTCCGACTCCAGTCAAGGTGAAGAATTCAGGTGGAGTAACTTTAGTTACCAATGCAGGTTCAAATAGTAAATTCTTGGGAGTGCTTGATTTTGATGTGAGGGGTGGTAAGCCAGTAGATTTCCGCTACAAGCTTTTCCCAATCTTCTCGAATATGATTCCGGCCGATCCTGCGATGAATAAGCTGATCGCTAAGATACGGGCGCCATATGAAACTAAGTTGAATGAGAAATTAGCCACTACTGATGGTCTTTTGTATCGTCGAGGTAACTTCAATGGTAGTTTCGATCAGTTAATTTTAGATGGATTGATGGCTCAGAAGAATGCAGAGATTGCTTTCTCTCCGGGCTTTCGTTGGGGCACCAGCTTATTACCAGGGCAAGCCATTACCCGTGAGAACCTGCTAGACCAAACCGCCATCACCTATCCATACACCACAGTTACCAATATGACTGGTGAAACAATCAAGACTATTTTGGAAGATGTTGCGGACAACTTGTTTAACCCCGATCCGTATTACCAGCAGGGTGGTGACATGGTTCGTGTGGGTGGAATGCAATACACCATTGATCCAGCAGCATCTGCCGGTAAGCGGATTAGTGATATGCGTTTAAATGGCAAGGACATTGATCCCAGCAAGACATATAAGGTTGCTGGTTGGGCACCGGTTAGCGAAGATGCTAAGAATATTGGTGGCGAGCCGATTTGGGATGTGATGGAGCGCCATTTGCGTGATGTGAAGGTGGTTAAAGCTGTGAAGCTCAATGAGCCGATCATTAAGGGTGTAAAAAATAATCCTGGAATGATTTCACTCTAA
- a CDS encoding thioesterase family protein, whose amino-acid sequence MRIEIPEEKKFVHQMCMPIRWGDMDAYGHVNNTVYFRYMEQARVEWITSMGYSITPGNESMLMINGFCNFYQQLTYPGELILKTYIGNIGRSSVDVYTTMALTTEPDAMSAVGGATMVWVDMKTGKSAPWPDHVISKLQ is encoded by the coding sequence ATGCGTATTGAAATCCCAGAAGAAAAAAAGTTTGTACACCAAATGTGTATGCCAATTCGTTGGGGTGATATGGACGCATATGGACATGTTAATAACACGGTGTACTTTCGGTATATGGAGCAGGCTAGGGTAGAGTGGATTACATCCATGGGATATAGCATTACTCCTGGTAACGAGTCTATGTTGATGATCAATGGCTTTTGTAATTTCTATCAACAACTTACCTATCCAGGCGAACTGATTCTAAAAACCTATATTGGTAATATTGGGCGCTCTAGTGTGGATGTTTACACTACGATGGCTCTAACTACTGAGCCAGATGCGATGTCTGCGGTCGGCGGCGCTACTATGGTGTGGGTGGACATGAAGACAGGTAAATCGGCACCTTGGCCTGATCACGTGATCTCTAAGCTGCAATAG
- a CDS encoding TIGR01244 family sulfur transferase, which translates to MSLPIACHTDHFGTLGQIDPSHLAEIVKQGYKSVINNRPDFEGGPDQPTNAEIQAQAEALGLNYVFLPVIPGAFTPDQVLEMARLLKTMPSPILAFCRSGARSTNLYHMALQVR; encoded by the coding sequence ATGAGTCTTCCTATTGCCTGCCATACCGATCACTTCGGTACATTGGGTCAAATCGACCCTAGCCACTTAGCTGAGATTGTTAAACAAGGTTACAAAAGCGTCATCAATAATCGCCCAGATTTTGAAGGTGGTCCTGATCAGCCTACAAATGCAGAAATTCAGGCTCAAGCTGAAGCTTTAGGTTTAAATTACGTTTTTTTACCAGTGATTCCTGGTGCATTTACGCCAGATCAAGTGCTTGAGATGGCGCGCTTACTGAAGACTATGCCGAGCCCTATTTTGGCTTTTTGTCGGTCTGGTGCTCGCTCTACCAATTTGTATCACATGGCTTTACAAGTTCGTTAA
- a CDS encoding YeeE/YedE family protein: MQIDWLTFTPGPAFLGGILLGLAAALYVILHGRILGISGIVSGLLPPKEGDTNWRLSLVLGLLSAPILAGLFFGLHTITVIDADWITIIIAGLLVGFGANYGSGCTSGHGVCGLSRLSPRSLVATVSFMGAGFFIVFVIRHVLGL; encoded by the coding sequence ATGCAGATAGATTGGCTTACTTTTACTCCTGGCCCCGCATTTCTAGGTGGAATTTTGTTGGGCCTTGCAGCTGCCTTGTATGTCATCCTCCATGGCCGAATCTTAGGTATCAGTGGAATTGTTTCTGGATTACTGCCCCCCAAAGAGGGCGATACTAATTGGCGCTTAAGTCTTGTTTTGGGATTGTTGAGTGCCCCAATCTTAGCGGGCCTCTTTTTTGGGCTTCACACAATAACTGTGATTGATGCCGATTGGATCACCATCATCATTGCTGGTCTTCTAGTAGGTTTTGGCGCAAACTATGGCTCGGGTTGCACTAGCGGTCATGGTGTTTGCGGCCTGTCCCGTCTTTCGCCAAGATCTTTAGTTGCTACAGTGTCTTTCATGGGTGCTGGATTTTTTATAGTGTTTGTCATTCGTCATGTGCTGGGCCTATAA
- the soxX gene encoding sulfur oxidation c-type cytochrome SoxX, producing MKMTHLKQLLAASGFIFVAGLAQTPALAQQKNDPKFIKMIQESFRADGIAGLNRIDQDATQKFCSDPQFANSKQGQATREKIQKMNMDSIKQPSDGKYIGDWKNGERIAQSGRGATWSDTAETPIGGGCYNCHQIDAKEISYGNIGPSLTGYGKIRGYSKEVVTYTWNRINNSKAYNACSNMPRFAHFKLLNEQQMQDVMALLLDPESPVNK from the coding sequence ATGAAAATGACACACTTAAAACAACTCTTAGCTGCTTCAGGATTTATTTTTGTCGCTGGTTTAGCGCAAACGCCTGCTCTTGCTCAGCAGAAAAATGATCCAAAATTTATTAAGATGATTCAAGAAAGCTTCCGCGCTGACGGTATCGCTGGATTAAATCGGATTGATCAAGATGCTACTCAGAAGTTCTGCTCAGATCCTCAGTTTGCCAATAGCAAGCAAGGTCAAGCTACGCGCGAAAAAATTCAGAAGATGAATATGGATTCGATTAAACAACCGTCTGATGGTAAGTATATTGGTGATTGGAAGAATGGTGAGCGGATCGCACAAAGTGGTCGTGGGGCAACCTGGAGCGATACTGCTGAAACTCCGATTGGTGGCGGTTGTTACAACTGTCATCAAATTGATGCCAAAGAAATCTCTTATGGGAATATTGGCCCATCGCTAACTGGTTATGGAAAAATTCGTGGCTATTCCAAAGAGGTTGTCACCTATACCTGGAATCGTATTAATAACTCAAAGGCCTATAACGCATGTAGTAATATGCCGCGCTTTGCCCACTTCAAATTATTGAATGAGCAGCAAATGCAAGATGTCATGGCTTTGCTGCTGGATCCAGAATCACCTGTGAACAAATAG
- a CDS encoding DUF6691 family protein, which produces MRRHFNFFSQYFIGVLFGTGLIISGMSNPQKILNFLDLAGNWDPSLIFVMGGAILVGLAGFYLVSKRSEAFFGGALHIPTRRDISKPLIIGSLIFGAGWGIAGFCPGPAIVALGAGHLKALVFILAMLAGMAICNRFFTGHKK; this is translated from the coding sequence ATGAGAAGACATTTCAATTTTTTTAGTCAGTATTTTATTGGTGTTTTATTCGGAACTGGTCTGATCATTTCCGGCATGAGTAACCCGCAGAAGATTCTGAATTTTCTTGATCTTGCTGGAAACTGGGACCCATCCTTAATCTTTGTGATGGGTGGTGCAATTCTGGTTGGCCTTGCCGGTTTCTATCTGGTCTCCAAGCGTTCGGAAGCTTTTTTTGGTGGTGCGTTACATATTCCCACTCGGAGAGATATTTCGAAGCCCCTTATCATAGGTAGCCTCATTTTTGGAGCGGGGTGGGGTATTGCTGGTTTCTGTCCAGGCCCTGCAATTGTTGCTCTCGGGGCAGGTCACCTTAAGGCTCTCGTCTTTATATTGGCAATGCTTGCTGGTATGGCTATCTGCAACCGCTTCTTTACAGGCCACAAAAAGTAA
- a CDS encoding YeeE/YedE family protein encodes MDAVDTSSLSKSVLLATFAVTFLLGAVMQKTGFCSMGAVSDIFIMSSWGRLKQWFLAIGVAIIGFALMSYLGLIDPLKSFYTGNKLLWLSSIVGSTLFGFGMVLSSGCGSKTLVRIGGGNLKSVIVFLVLGLTAYMTMKGFLGVIRINTFDSVFIALNTPQDLPSILSSVTGIARNNLHLALGLVVGSAFIAYALTSKAFWTAENLFAGTFVGLAICAVWWISGNLGFVAEDPNTLEEVFLVTNSGRMESLSFVAPYAFSLDWLMMYSDTSKVITVGIAAVIGMISGSFCVSILTKSFRWESFRDTEDTANHLIGASLMGFGGVTALGCTVGQGLSGISTLAVGSLLALPGFIFGAYLALRYLETRNAPNPCS; translated from the coding sequence ATGGATGCGGTAGATACTTCTTCTCTCAGCAAATCAGTTTTACTTGCTACTTTTGCAGTGACTTTCTTGCTTGGCGCAGTGATGCAAAAAACCGGTTTTTGTAGCATGGGTGCAGTCTCAGATATTTTTATCATGTCAAGCTGGGGTCGTTTAAAGCAGTGGTTTCTGGCCATCGGTGTTGCGATCATTGGGTTTGCTTTGATGTCTTACTTGGGCCTGATTGATCCACTTAAAAGTTTCTACACCGGTAATAAGCTTTTATGGCTATCTTCCATTGTAGGTAGCACCTTATTTGGTTTTGGTATGGTGCTTTCTTCTGGTTGCGGTAGCAAGACTCTTGTCCGCATTGGCGGCGGTAATCTCAAATCCGTTATTGTTTTCCTCGTTCTTGGGCTCACCGCTTATATGACTATGAAGGGCTTTCTCGGTGTTATACGCATCAACACCTTTGACTCTGTCTTCATAGCACTGAATACGCCTCAAGATCTTCCAAGCATCTTAAGTTCAGTCACAGGTATTGCTCGCAACAACTTACACCTAGCTCTAGGTTTAGTAGTGGGGTCTGCCTTTATTGCTTACGCACTTACAAGCAAAGCTTTTTGGACTGCTGAAAACCTATTTGCTGGAACTTTTGTTGGTCTGGCTATTTGCGCTGTATGGTGGATATCAGGTAACTTGGGCTTTGTTGCCGAGGATCCCAACACCTTAGAAGAGGTTTTCTTAGTAACCAATTCTGGTCGTATGGAGAGCCTCTCGTTTGTTGCGCCTTATGCCTTTTCTCTGGATTGGTTAATGATGTATAGCGATACTTCAAAGGTAATCACAGTCGGCATCGCTGCTGTCATTGGAATGATTTCTGGATCTTTCTGCGTTTCTATTCTGACTAAGTCATTCCGTTGGGAGAGCTTTCGCGATACGGAAGATACAGCCAACCATTTAATTGGCGCATCTTTGATGGGATTTGGCGGTGTTACTGCACTTGGTTGTACTGTTGGACAAGGCTTAAGCGGCATTTCCACTTTGGCAGTTGGATCGCTACTTGCCTTGCCAGGATTTATCTTCGGCGCCTACCTAGCACTTCGTTATTTAGAAACGCGTAATGCGCCTAATCCCTGTAGTTAA